The following proteins are co-located in the Haloplanus sp. HW8-1 genome:
- the pyrF gene encoding orotidine-5'-phosphate decarboxylase, with amino-acid sequence MPTFFDRLAERIDRVDSVVSIGLDADPDRIPDFLADCDLPRWAFNRRIIDATHEHAACYKPNAAFYEDADGWRALRETVAYAHGKDVPVLLDAKRADIGNTARRYADLLDGADAITVNPYMGRDSLDPFLSREDAGVFVLCRTSNPGGADLQDLELASGEPLYRRVAALADLWNEHGNVGLVVGATAPAELEGLRAEVPDIPFLVPGVGAQGGDAEAAVEYGLAAGVGLVNSSRGIIFAGEDAPERTRTGTGETDGAAYFDAAGEAAKQLKRRLNQYR; translated from the coding sequence ATGCCAACCTTCTTCGACCGTCTCGCCGAGCGGATCGACCGCGTCGACAGCGTCGTCTCGATCGGCCTCGACGCCGACCCCGACCGAATCCCCGACTTTCTCGCCGATTGCGACCTGCCGCGGTGGGCGTTCAACCGCCGGATCATCGACGCCACCCACGAACACGCGGCCTGCTACAAACCCAACGCCGCCTTTTACGAGGACGCCGACGGCTGGCGGGCGCTCCGCGAAACCGTCGCCTACGCCCACGGGAAGGACGTGCCCGTCCTGTTGGACGCCAAGCGCGCCGACATCGGCAACACAGCCCGGCGGTACGCGGACCTCCTGGACGGCGCCGACGCCATCACCGTCAACCCCTACATGGGCCGGGACTCGCTCGATCCCTTCCTCTCCCGCGAGGACGCGGGCGTGTTCGTCCTCTGTCGCACCTCCAACCCCGGTGGTGCGGACCTGCAGGACCTCGAACTCGCCTCGGGCGAGCCGCTCTACCGACGCGTGGCGGCGCTCGCGGACCTGTGGAACGAACACGGGAACGTGGGACTGGTCGTCGGCGCGACGGCGCCAGCGGAACTGGAGGGGCTGCGGGCCGAGGTTCCCGACATCCCCTTTCTCGTCCCCGGCGTGGGCGCACAGGGTGGGGACGCCGAGGCCGCCGTGGAGTACGGCCTCGCGGCCGGCGTCGGTCTGGTCAACTCCTCGCGGGGGATCATCTTCGCCGGCGAGGACGCCCCCGAGCGCACCCGGACGGGGACCGGAGAGACCGACGGGGCGGCGTACTTCGACGCGGCGGGCGAGGCGGCGAAGCAACTGAAGCGACGTCTCAACCAGTACCGATAG
- a CDS encoding J domain-containing protein, whose product MDRDRLLLGLAAVFAGVTVVLTVSALAYQPFLLFLSLPFAATTYLMWSHATGRLAERTRRRARRASTGERRSGPGAPGGFGATARGTAGPGSGSGPGPGPGPGGRRAGVGAPRDTGQTRREAYETLGLDPDADDDAVRRAYRAKVKEVHPDTEDGDEDAFKRVNRAYETLTD is encoded by the coding sequence GTGGACAGGGATCGACTCCTGCTCGGCCTGGCGGCGGTGTTCGCCGGCGTCACGGTGGTACTGACGGTGTCAGCCCTCGCCTACCAGCCGTTCCTCCTGTTTCTGTCCCTCCCCTTCGCTGCGACCACCTACCTCATGTGGTCGCACGCGACGGGACGACTGGCGGAACGCACCCGCCGCCGGGCACGGCGTGCGTCGACCGGCGAGAGGCGGAGCGGTCCGGGCGCCCCCGGCGGCTTCGGCGCGACGGCGCGCGGGACGGCGGGTCCCGGTTCCGGTTCCGGCCCCGGCCCCGGCCCCGGCCCCGGCGGCCGACGCGCCGGCGTGGGAGCCCCCCGCGACACCGGCCAGACCCGTCGCGAGGCCTACGAGACGCTCGGTCTCGACCCGGACGCGGACGACGACGCGGTGCGGCGGGCCTACCGGGCGAAAGTCAAGGAGGTCCACCCCGACACCGAAGACGGCGACGAGGATGCGTTCAAGCGAGTGAACCGCGCCTACGAGACGCTCACGGACTGA
- a CDS encoding GTPBP1 family GTP-binding protein, with product MTADRAVLKQALERGEEEGGPIEFKERLSRDVHLVDGRMESLAAQLRHRVLSGDGEATYVVGVTDDGHVAGIEPSAFSESMDVLSLLAEEAGAHIEDVETWGVGRDDEDGLVGVATVREGAILDTDDSHIVVGTAGHVDHGKSTLVGTLVTGQADDGQGNTRSYLDVQPHEVERGLSADLSYAVYGFDESGPVRMDNPHRKSDRARVVEESERLVSFVDTVGHEPWLRTTIRGLVGQKLDYGLLTVAADDGPTKTTREHLGILLATELPTMVVITKTDLVSEERVEAVERAVERLLRDVEETPLLIERHGVSAAAEEIGDVVPVLRTSAVSGTGLDALDDLFERLPKTNGGDGDFRMYIDRTYAVTGVGAVASGTVNSGTVEAGDELLLGPMPDGDFRQVEVRSIEMHYHRVDRAEAGRIVGIALKGVAETDVERGMVLLPADADPTPVRKFEAEVVVLNHPTRIGTGYEPVVHLETISEAAVFRPEGGHLLPGDRGTATVEFKFRPYLIEEGQRFVFREGRSKGVGTVTRIDE from the coding sequence ATGACCGCCGATCGGGCCGTCCTGAAACAGGCCCTGGAACGCGGCGAGGAGGAGGGCGGCCCAATCGAGTTCAAGGAGCGTCTCTCTCGGGACGTCCACCTCGTGGACGGTCGGATGGAGAGCCTGGCGGCACAGTTGCGCCACCGCGTGCTGTCGGGCGACGGCGAGGCGACGTACGTCGTCGGCGTCACGGACGACGGCCACGTCGCCGGCATCGAACCGTCGGCGTTCTCGGAGTCGATGGACGTCCTCTCGCTGCTGGCGGAGGAGGCGGGCGCCCACATCGAGGACGTGGAAACCTGGGGCGTGGGTCGCGACGACGAGGACGGCCTCGTCGGCGTCGCCACGGTCCGGGAGGGTGCCATCCTCGACACCGACGACAGCCACATCGTCGTCGGGACCGCGGGTCACGTCGACCACGGGAAGAGCACGCTCGTCGGCACGCTCGTCACCGGACAGGCCGACGACGGACAGGGTAACACGCGCTCGTATCTCGACGTCCAGCCCCACGAGGTGGAGCGCGGCCTCTCGGCGGACCTCTCCTATGCGGTGTACGGCTTCGACGAGTCGGGGCCGGTACGGATGGACAACCCCCATCGGAAGTCGGACCGCGCCCGCGTCGTCGAGGAGTCCGAACGGCTGGTCTCCTTCGTCGATACCGTGGGCCACGAACCGTGGCTCCGGACCACGATCCGGGGATTGGTGGGGCAGAAACTCGACTACGGCCTCCTGACCGTCGCCGCGGACGACGGTCCAACCAAGACCACCCGCGAACACCTCGGCATCCTGCTCGCGACGGAACTGCCGACGATGGTGGTCATCACGAAGACGGATCTGGTGAGCGAGGAGCGGGTCGAGGCGGTCGAGCGGGCCGTCGAGCGCCTCCTCCGGGACGTCGAGGAGACGCCGCTTCTGATCGAGCGCCACGGCGTGAGCGCCGCCGCCGAGGAGATCGGTGACGTCGTGCCCGTTCTCCGAACCAGCGCCGTCTCGGGGACGGGCCTCGACGCCCTCGACGACCTGTTCGAGCGCCTGCCAAAGACCAACGGCGGCGACGGCGACTTCCGGATGTACATCGACCGGACGTACGCCGTGACCGGCGTCGGCGCCGTCGCCTCCGGCACGGTCAACTCGGGGACCGTCGAGGCGGGCGACGAACTCCTGTTGGGCCCGATGCCGGACGGCGATTTCCGGCAGGTAGAGGTGCGCTCCATCGAGATGCATTACCACCGGGTCGACCGCGCCGAGGCCGGCCGTATCGTCGGCATCGCGCTCAAGGGCGTCGCCGAGACCGACGTCGAGCGCGGGATGGTACTCCTGCCGGCCGACGCCGATCCCACGCCAGTCCGCAAGTTCGAGGCCGAGGTGGTCGTCCTCAACCACCCCACCCGGATCGGGACGGGCTACGAACCCGTCGTCCACCTGGAGACGATCAGCGAGGCGGCCGTCTTCCGTCCCGAGGGCGGCCACCTCCTCCCCGGCGACCGTGGCACGGCGACGGTCGAGTTCAAGTTCCGTCCCTATCTGATCGAGGAGGGTCAGCGGTTCGTCTTTCGCGAGGGGCGAAGCAAGGGCGTCGGCACCGTCACCCGTATCGACGAGTAG
- a CDS encoding Gfo/Idh/MocA family protein, with protein sequence MTNDKLQAGVIGSGLIGTQHARSYDEHPGVDLAAVVDLDEDRAREVAERFHAASFGSVPEALDAIDLDLVTVATPESAHLDPTRTVLDRDVDVLLEKPIADTVADAEAIGEAVEASEADLLVGYVCRFDPRYANLKSRIDDGDFGEFLGIQAARIASAESYEAVAEWTNPLYYLSVHDIDMMRWYLDSEVTEVSAIASRGLGDLSTPAVVTATLQFANGAVGTLETGWARPDGYPAAITEEIRLTGTDGYARLELENDDVAVGTDEGYDYVDTSELRGTLTTNLTRETAHFVDCVRSGDSPLVTWRDGLRSLQVANAVLEAIDTGEPVPVPEPGDA encoded by the coding sequence ATGACGAACGACAAACTGCAGGCCGGCGTGATCGGTAGCGGATTGATCGGAACACAACACGCCAGAAGCTACGACGAACATCCGGGGGTCGATCTGGCCGCCGTTGTCGACCTGGACGAGGACCGCGCCCGTGAGGTGGCGGAGCGGTTCCACGCGGCGTCGTTCGGGTCGGTCCCCGAGGCGCTCGATGCCATCGACCTCGACCTCGTCACCGTGGCGACGCCGGAATCGGCTCACCTCGATCCCACCCGAACCGTGCTCGACCGCGACGTGGACGTCCTGCTGGAGAAACCGATCGCGGACACCGTCGCGGACGCCGAGGCGATCGGCGAGGCGGTCGAGGCGTCGGAGGCCGACCTGCTGGTCGGCTACGTCTGCCGGTTCGACCCACGGTACGCGAATCTGAAATCGCGGATCGACGACGGCGATTTCGGGGAGTTCCTCGGGATTCAGGCGGCACGGATCGCGTCGGCCGAGAGTTACGAGGCGGTCGCGGAGTGGACCAACCCGCTCTACTACCTGTCGGTCCACGACATCGACATGATGCGGTGGTACCTCGACTCCGAGGTGACGGAGGTGTCGGCCATCGCCAGCCGAGGGCTGGGCGACCTGTCGACACCCGCCGTGGTGACGGCGACACTGCAGTTCGCGAACGGCGCGGTCGGCACGCTCGAAACGGGGTGGGCGCGCCCCGACGGCTACCCCGCGGCGATCACCGAGGAGATTCGGCTCACCGGCACCGACGGCTACGCCCGTCTCGAACTCGAAAACGACGACGTCGCCGTCGGGACCGACGAGGGCTACGACTACGTCGACACCTCGGAACTCCGCGGAACGCTGACGACGAACCTCACCCGGGAGACGGCCCACTTCGTCGACTGTGTCAGGTCCGGCGACTCGCCGCTCGTCACCTGGCGGGACGGCCTTCGGTCGCTCCAGGTGGCCAACGCCGTTCTCGAAGCCATCGACACGGGGGAGCCGGTCCCGGTGCCGGAGCCGGGAGACGCGTAG
- a CDS encoding aldehyde ferredoxin oxidoreductase family protein, translated as MNSANGSMLSIDVSAKTTREEGIDDELASFIGGRGVATRLAHERIPFDADPFGSENAVYFSTGPLQMSQMSFTGRMNMTGLSPLTDGLLSTNAGGYLSRNFVDTGHAVVEITGESDDLVGLHVTDDGVTVEAVPHLREATVPDVMSHVTAEHGLESEHVAAIGPAGENRVRFASVMTYDHRAFGRGGLGAVLGSKNVKFLTFQGESPPQVSLPDDVQSTIHREAATADDMMKRQGTTAGTEFINDDFSLPTRYFSEQSFEDVEDIGGDAVEAKKTNKAACSVCAFACKLPTKDEETGLETEGPEFETIFSFGSNAGVGDLVSIMRSNERCDTLGMDTISAGNVVSAYLAANDEFGNTDLVDELVRKIAYREGIGDTLAEGVDRCHEALGVENWSIKGLELAAHDGRVLYGQALSYATANRGGDHMYSATMLSNEYGGDLDAETLDGKPEFLITDENRAAVRDSAVLCDFGGGYVSEDAHGQLLDASYDELLAVGGRIVELERHFNNKRGMDRADDRLPYEIPGFEDALDEYYDRRGWTRDGTVPDERVAEYAVVG; from the coding sequence ATGAATTCAGCAAACGGGTCGATGTTGTCGATCGACGTGAGTGCGAAAACGACACGTGAGGAGGGCATCGACGACGAACTTGCATCTTTCATCGGTGGGCGTGGCGTCGCGACGCGACTCGCACACGAGCGAATCCCCTTCGACGCGGATCCGTTCGGGAGCGAGAACGCGGTGTACTTCTCGACAGGGCCGCTGCAGATGTCGCAGATGAGTTTCACGGGCCGGATGAACATGACCGGGCTCTCGCCGCTGACCGACGGGTTGCTGTCGACGAACGCCGGCGGCTATCTCTCCCGGAACTTCGTCGACACGGGGCACGCAGTCGTCGAGATCACGGGCGAAAGCGACGACCTCGTCGGCCTCCACGTCACCGACGACGGCGTGACCGTCGAAGCGGTGCCTCACCTCAGGGAAGCCACCGTTCCGGACGTCATGTCACACGTGACCGCCGAACACGGACTCGAAAGCGAACACGTGGCCGCCATCGGGCCGGCCGGCGAAAACCGGGTCCGGTTCGCCAGCGTGATGACCTACGATCACCGGGCATTCGGTCGTGGCGGTCTCGGCGCCGTCCTCGGGTCGAAGAACGTGAAGTTCCTCACGTTCCAGGGCGAGTCGCCACCGCAGGTGTCCCTCCCCGACGACGTCCAGTCGACGATCCACCGGGAGGCGGCCACGGCCGACGACATGATGAAGCGCCAGGGCACGACGGCGGGGACGGAGTTCATCAACGACGACTTCTCGTTGCCGACGAGATACTTCTCCGAACAGTCCTTCGAGGACGTCGAGGATATCGGTGGCGACGCCGTCGAGGCAAAGAAGACCAACAAGGCGGCCTGTTCGGTCTGTGCGTTCGCGTGCAAACTCCCGACGAAGGACGAGGAGACGGGGTTGGAAACCGAGGGTCCGGAGTTCGAGACGATCTTCTCGTTCGGGAGCAACGCCGGCGTCGGCGACCTCGTGTCGATCATGCGTTCGAACGAGCGCTGTGACACTCTCGGGATGGACACGATCAGCGCCGGCAACGTCGTCTCGGCGTATCTCGCGGCCAACGACGAGTTCGGGAATACGGACCTCGTCGACGAACTGGTGCGAAAGATCGCCTACCGCGAGGGGATCGGCGATACGCTCGCCGAAGGAGTCGATCGGTGCCACGAGGCGTTGGGTGTGGAAAACTGGTCGATCAAGGGACTGGAACTGGCCGCCCACGACGGCCGCGTTCTCTACGGACAGGCGCTCAGCTACGCCACGGCGAACCGCGGTGGTGACCACATGTACTCGGCGACGATGCTCTCGAACGAGTACGGCGGGGACCTGGACGCCGAGACGCTCGACGGGAAACCCGAGTTCCTGATCACCGACGAGAACCGCGCCGCCGTTCGCGACAGTGCCGTCCTCTGTGATTTCGGCGGCGGCTACGTGAGCGAGGACGCCCACGGCCAACTGCTCGATGCGTCGTACGACGAGTTACTGGCGGTCGGTGGCCGCATCGTCGAACTCGAACGGCATTTCAATAACAAGCGGGGGATGGACCGGGCCGACGACCGGCTCCCGTACGAGATTCCCGGGTTCGAGGACGCACTCGACGAGTATTACGACCGACGGGGATGGACCCGGGACGGGACCGTCCCCGACGAACGGGTCGCCGAGTACGCCGTCGTCGGCTGA
- a CDS encoding succinylglutamate desuccinylase/aspartoacylase domain-containing protein gives MRIEQLGSGEPAVAVVAAVHGDEPCGVRAIERLLDDDPDVERPVKFVVANERALDRGVRYVDVDMNRSYPGDETSDRHEERLASDLRAELAGTTALSIHSTRSYADPFGATAGLTDADRRVFERLGLEYAVDVGGVSDRHLAQLPNYVEIEAGLQGTDAAARNAYDLTRRFLRATGVVPGTPERRDTSYVTIYETVPKRADATYSITARNFRAVEPDEEFARRDGTPIRATEAFVPVLMSSTGYEDILGFKSAVVD, from the coding sequence ATGCGAATCGAACAGCTCGGTTCCGGTGAGCCGGCCGTCGCGGTCGTCGCGGCGGTTCACGGCGACGAACCCTGTGGGGTACGCGCCATCGAGCGACTCTTGGACGACGATCCGGACGTCGAACGGCCGGTGAAGTTCGTCGTCGCGAACGAGCGGGCGCTCGATCGGGGCGTTCGGTACGTCGACGTCGACATGAACCGCTCGTACCCCGGCGACGAGACCAGCGACCGACACGAAGAGCGCCTCGCGAGTGATCTCCGGGCGGAACTGGCCGGCACGACGGCGCTTTCGATTCACTCCACACGGTCGTACGCGGACCCGTTCGGTGCGACAGCCGGGCTCACCGACGCGGACCGGCGGGTGTTCGAGCGATTGGGGCTGGAGTACGCCGTCGACGTCGGCGGCGTTTCCGACCGGCACCTGGCACAGCTACCGAACTACGTCGAGATAGAAGCCGGACTCCAGGGCACGGACGCCGCGGCGAGGAACGCCTACGACCTGACGAGACGCTTTCTGCGGGCGACCGGCGTGGTACCGGGTACCCCCGAGCGACGGGACACGTCCTACGTGACGATCTACGAAACCGTCCCGAAGCGGGCCGACGCGACCTACTCGATCACCGCACGGAACTTTCGGGCGGTCGAACCGGACGAGGAGTTCGCACGGCGTGACGGCACACCGATCCGTGCGACGGAGGCGTTCGTGCCCGTACTCATGTCGAGCACCGGCTACGAGGACATCCTCGGGTTCAAATCGGCCGTCGTCGACTGA
- a CDS encoding glutamine synthetase family protein, with product MDGSEAVDLDSADDDTILLEYVDLNGISRGMFIPEDSWDRAVEDGVGFGSIILDWYESHNSRGITEASNLGPSEGEIQAVADPDSLVPVPWVDSDIKKANCDLLHNGDPTSMCSRSVLGNVLDLYHDMDFTTSVGTELEYNVFTELDAEELERGEAYLREVAATKGSPYATRPIVDHSAYVTELATTMRKMGGSLEGIHKESTLGHYEAILEHSSALQQADTIMSFRMAARGVGRQHDHIPTFMPRPMSEFEGNSQHYHFSLWRDSQNAFNDPSAERGLSDTGRQFVGGILEHARGLTALCSSTVNSYKRLQPGLWAPIDISYGYDNKTCPVRIPHGRGDATRVEVRIPDSYANPYLAMAGILAAGFDGIRREIDPGEPVTSDIFEEGADPENSLPTSLDEALTALQADDFLRETLGEEGIAQYVALKRNESERYRQAITDWEVREYVDQI from the coding sequence ATGGACGGTTCCGAAGCGGTAGACTTGGACTCGGCCGACGACGACACGATTCTCCTCGAATACGTCGATTTGAACGGCATCTCCCGAGGAATGTTTATTCCCGAGGACTCCTGGGATCGGGCCGTTGAGGACGGTGTCGGCTTCGGGTCTATCATTCTCGACTGGTACGAGAGCCACAACAGTCGCGGCATCACGGAGGCGTCGAACCTCGGCCCCAGCGAGGGGGAAATACAGGCGGTCGCCGACCCGGATTCGCTGGTCCCCGTCCCCTGGGTGGACAGCGACATCAAAAAAGCCAACTGCGACCTGCTTCACAACGGCGACCCGACCTCGATGTGTAGTCGATCGGTGCTCGGGAACGTTCTCGATCTGTACCACGACATGGACTTCACCACGTCGGTCGGAACGGAACTCGAATACAACGTCTTCACCGAACTCGACGCCGAGGAGCTGGAGCGCGGCGAAGCGTACCTGCGGGAGGTCGCCGCGACCAAGGGGAGTCCCTACGCGACACGGCCCATCGTCGATCACAGCGCGTACGTGACCGAACTCGCGACGACCATGCGAAAGATGGGTGGTTCCCTCGAAGGGATCCACAAGGAGAGCACGCTCGGGCATTACGAGGCGATACTCGAACATTCCTCCGCCCTCCAGCAGGCCGACACGATCATGTCGTTCCGCATGGCGGCACGGGGTGTGGGCCGGCAACACGATCACATTCCCACGTTCATGCCCCGGCCGATGAGCGAGTTCGAGGGAAACAGTCAGCACTACCACTTCAGCCTGTGGCGCGACTCCCAGAACGCCTTCAACGATCCGTCGGCCGAACGTGGCCTCTCGGACACCGGCCGTCAGTTCGTCGGCGGGATCCTGGAGCACGCCCGCGGACTCACCGCGCTCTGCTCGTCGACGGTCAACTCGTACAAGCGGCTCCAGCCGGGGCTGTGGGCACCGATCGACATCAGCTACGGCTACGACAACAAGACCTGCCCGGTGCGTATCCCACACGGACGGGGCGACGCCACCCGGGTCGAAGTGCGGATTCCCGACAGTTACGCGAACCCGTATCTCGCGATGGCGGGCATCCTCGCGGCCGGATTCGACGGGATCCGTCGCGAGATCGATCCGGGTGAACCGGTCACGTCGGACATCTTCGAGGAGGGTGCCGATCCGGAGAACTCGCTCCCGACGTCACTCGACGAGGCGCTGACCGCACTCCAGGCCGACGATTTCCTCCGGGAGACGTTGGGGGAGGAGGGGATCGCGCAGTACGTCGCGCTCAAGCGAAACGAGAGCGAACGGTACCGGCAGGCCATCACCGACTGGGAAGTCCGGGAGTACGTGGACCAGATCTGA
- a CDS encoding ABC transporter permease — translation MIQALVRNYRIHKALLVGMLVFMYVPIFLLILVSFNVDPYSLFPYHFTTQNYLEVFTGQYNEPLWNSLQIGFGSGFISMAVGAASAWGVTRYDFRFRYAVATLFVLPLVVPTLITGIGSALVHDQLSGLSGSVTLAMLTQSLRGTAFAFLIMMAQLNQYPVELDRAAKVYGATDIQRFKEVTLPLIWGALLGAFLIPTIIAFNDYNLTFFTIGSSSTIPTVTFAQMKFGLNASLFALSSIVAIVSLGLVFGSSLFLRFSGIGESSEE, via the coding sequence ATGATTCAGGCCCTGGTGCGGAACTACCGGATCCACAAGGCGCTCCTCGTTGGAATGCTGGTGTTCATGTACGTGCCGATCTTCCTGCTGATCCTCGTCTCGTTCAACGTGGACCCGTACTCGCTGTTCCCCTATCATTTCACGACGCAGAACTACCTCGAGGTGTTCACCGGCCAGTACAACGAACCGCTCTGGAACAGCCTCCAGATCGGGTTCGGTAGCGGCTTCATCTCGATGGCCGTCGGGGCGGCCAGTGCGTGGGGCGTCACTCGGTACGACTTCCGGTTCCGGTACGCCGTCGCGACGCTGTTCGTCCTGCCGCTGGTCGTGCCGACGCTCATTACCGGCATCGGGTCCGCACTGGTACACGACCAACTCTCGGGGCTGTCCGGCAGCGTCACGCTGGCGATGCTCACGCAGTCGCTCCGGGGCACCGCCTTTGCCTTCCTGATCATGATGGCACAGCTGAACCAGTATCCCGTCGAACTCGACAGGGCCGCGAAGGTCTACGGTGCGACGGACATCCAGCGGTTCAAGGAGGTCACGCTACCGTTGATCTGGGGGGCGCTCCTCGGCGCGTTCCTCATCCCGACCATCATCGCGTTCAACGACTACAACCTCACCTTCTTTACCATCGGTTCGTCGTCCACCATCCCGACGGTCACGTTCGCGCAGATGAAGTTCGGACTCAACGCGTCGCTCTTCGCGCTGTCGTCGATCGTCGCGATCGTCTCGCTCGGGCTCGTGTTCGGCTCGTCGCTCTTCCTCAGATTCTCCGGAATCGGCGAGTCCAGCGAGGAGTAG
- a CDS encoding ABC transporter permease — MSNRTRTVRLEAVKDRMGSWKSILVGLPSLYLLAFFGSALGMMFVISLWTTQQYQLVAVWTVENYVYLLTSSSYHVLLFRSVAMAVSVTAASLILGYPIAYYISRGMDEQQLPVLLLFAAPFFVGAMLRESAHQALIGANGLASQLLGAVGIPTFGLLEYGLFQVFLGEIYLWFPFMMLSIFLSLELVDHTLLDAAIDAGASPAVAFREVTWPLSLPGVAMGSILVFVSTLVSHLPSRFIGGASGSLIGNSVKELFGAGGAWPTGAALGTILIVISFLFVTAVVGYTFRSLPTLAMGESE, encoded by the coding sequence ATGAGCAATCGAACACGGACCGTCCGACTGGAGGCAGTCAAGGATCGCATGGGCTCGTGGAAGTCCATCCTCGTCGGCCTACCGAGCCTGTATCTGCTCGCGTTTTTCGGCTCGGCGCTGGGGATGATGTTCGTCATCAGTCTCTGGACGACCCAGCAGTACCAGCTGGTCGCCGTGTGGACCGTGGAGAACTACGTCTATCTCCTCACCTCGTCGTCGTATCACGTGCTGTTGTTCCGATCGGTGGCGATGGCAGTGTCGGTGACGGCCGCCAGTCTCATCCTCGGCTATCCGATCGCGTACTACATCTCCCGGGGGATGGACGAGCAACAACTGCCCGTCTTGCTCCTGTTTGCGGCGCCGTTTTTCGTGGGCGCGATGCTCCGAGAGTCGGCCCATCAGGCGCTGATCGGCGCCAACGGGTTGGCCAGTCAGCTGCTGGGAGCCGTCGGCATCCCGACGTTCGGCCTGCTCGAGTACGGGCTGTTTCAGGTGTTCCTCGGTGAGATTTACCTCTGGTTTCCGTTTATGATGCTCTCGATCTTTCTCTCGCTGGAGCTGGTCGATCACACGCTGCTCGATGCGGCGATCGATGCCGGGGCGAGTCCCGCCGTCGCGTTCAGGGAGGTGACGTGGCCGCTGAGCCTGCCGGGTGTCGCGATGGGATCGATCCTCGTGTTCGTGTCGACGCTCGTCAGCCACCTCCCCAGTCGATTCATCGGCGGTGCCTCGGGGAGCCTCATCGGCAACTCCGTCAAGGAACTGTTCGGCGCCGGGGGCGCGTGGCCCACCGGCGCGGCCCTGGGAACGATCCTGATCGTCATCTCGTTTCTGTTCGTCACCGCCGTGGTCGGCTACACCTTCCGGAGTCTGCCAACGCTAGCGATGGGTGAGTCCGAATGA
- a CDS encoding ABC transporter ATP-binding protein: MMQDQDTERDTTERESETRDPTQSDSNVLLRIEDLKKYFGDLCAVDAPELTLNNGEFFTLVGPSGSGKSTLLRMIAGLETPTEGRMLLDGTDITDVPPNERSTALIFQNFQLFPHKTVGENVEFPLKMRDVPKDERKERCQELLEFVDLGGYYDRYPDKLSGGEKQRVSLARGLIYEPDVLLLDEPLASLDRNLRDTLEVELRKYQRRLDVTFIYVTHDQEVALTMSDRVAVMNESEIVQVGEPMELYNEPASKFVATFLGEVNTIPGVVDTVEDGQATLKSGEVTLRGRSGASLEAADEGVFCIKSENLQLATTATDASRSIEGSVSDVFFTGKLIEYLIDPEGITLDDDDDIVVSVTRQQGPDLAIGDTVELTWDPENAHVFPEGE; the protein is encoded by the coding sequence ATGATGCAAGACCAAGACACCGAACGCGATACAACGGAACGCGAGAGCGAGACACGGGACCCGACACAGTCCGACTCGAACGTGCTCCTCCGGATCGAGGATCTCAAGAAGTATTTCGGCGATCTATGTGCCGTCGACGCGCCGGAACTCACGCTCAACAACGGCGAGTTCTTCACCCTCGTCGGGCCGTCGGGCAGCGGCAAATCGACGCTGCTGCGGATGATCGCGGGCCTCGAAACGCCGACCGAGGGACGGATGCTTCTGGACGGGACGGACATCACGGACGTCCCACCGAACGAGCGATCGACCGCACTGATCTTCCAGAACTTCCAGCTGTTCCCACACAAGACGGTCGGCGAGAACGTCGAATTCCCGCTCAAGATGCGGGACGTCCCGAAGGACGAGCGGAAGGAACGCTGTCAGGAGCTGCTGGAGTTCGTCGATCTGGGGGGATACTACGACCGGTATCCCGACAAACTCTCCGGCGGGGAGAAACAGCGCGTCTCGCTCGCGAGGGGCCTGATCTACGAACCGGACGTGTTGCTCCTCGACGAACCGCTCGCGAGCCTCGACCGGAACCTGCGTGACACGCTGGAAGTCGAGTTGCGGAAGTACCAGCGTCGGCTGGACGTCACGTTCATCTACGTGACACACGACCAGGAGGTGGCGCTCACGATGAGCGATCGGGTCGCCGTGATGAACGAGTCCGAGATCGTTCAGGTCGGGGAGCCGATGGAGCTGTACAACGAACCGGCGTCCAAGTTCGTGGCCACGTTCCTCGGGGAGGTGAACACCATCCCGGGCGTCGTGGACACGGTCGAGGACGGCCAGGCGACGCTCAAAAGCGGGGAGGTGACGCTACGCGGCCGCTCTGGTGCGTCGCTCGAAGCCGCCGACGAGGGGGTCTTCTGTATCAAATCGGAGAACCTCCAGCTCGCGACCACGGCGACGGACGCCTCGCGGTCGATCGAGGGCTCGGTCAGTGACGTCTTCTTCACCGGCAAGCTGATCGAATATCTGATCGATCCGGAGGGGATCACGCTCGACGACGACGACGACATCGTCGTGAGCGTAACCCGACAGCAGGGACCGGATCTGGCGATCGGGGATACCGTCGAACTCACCTGGGACCCGGAGAATGCACACGTCTTCCCGGAGGGAGAATGA